The sequence AACCGCTATGGTGTTCTGGTCTACTCTAAGTTGAACTATTCCAATGAATTCAAGGGTCAATCTAATCGTAATACAGTAATTAGCAGAAGTTCTGGATTATCCGCAGGAATTTATTTTTACACTCTTACAGTAAATGATACTCGAGAAAAATTTCAAGGGTATATGTATATTTCTGATTAAGAATGGTCCGTCCTTAGATTCAGTAAGACTGAAAAATACTTCTTAACTTGTCCCATAAATCAAATCCATTCTATGAAAAGAAGGACTTTCATCAAAAAAACAGCGGTTTCAGGTCTTGCCTGTACTTTTCCACCGGTTTTAACTCTTAATTCCGACCCAGACTATTCTATTCTTGAACTTATGGGCAAAGCTGAAATAGCGCTTTATGGAGAGGGCATTAATTTAAGGGAAGAGGCATATGAGGCTTTTGTGAAAATGAAAAAAGCCGCATATTCAGATGGCTTTGATATTAAAATGGTATCAAGTTTTAGGGATTTTTACAGACAGGAGGGTATTTGGGAACGAAAGTACTTGCGTTACACGGAAGATGATGAAATGCAACCTTTGGAAGCCATTGATAAAATTATAGAATACTCAACAATCCCCGGTACCAGTAGACATCATTGGGGAACCGATATTGATATTATTGATGGATACCCTAAAGTTACGGGAGATGTTCTGGTTCCTGAAAAATTTGAAGAAGGAGGTCCGTTTATGAAGTTTAAGGCATGGCTTGATGAAAACTCGGAAAGTTTTGGATTTTATTTGGTATATACTGACGAACCTAAAAGAAGAGGTTTCAAATACGAGCCTTGGCATTACAGCTATGCCCCCATATCAATCCCTATGTTGACTGCCTTCAGAAAAAAGAATATTCTTAGGCTACTTCAAAATGAAGATTTTGTGGGCTGCGAACATTTTACAACAGGATTTCTAAAGACTTACATTCAAAATAATATTTTAGATATCAATCAAAACCTGTTATAAGCCTTTTTTGTATCTTGAATCTCTAAGAACACTATTACCATGAGAAGAGGAAGTTGGAAAATTCGTATCCTTATCGGCTTAGCTATCGTAGCTTTTGCGTTTATCCAACGCTGCAGCAACAAAGAAGAAAATCCATATACGGGAAGAGTTCAAAATATAAACATGTCGGCCGATCAAGAGATTGCTATTGGTTTGCAAAGCGCTCCAGAAATGGCGCAGCAACATGGTGGGTTGTATCCAGATGAAAGAATGCAGGCTTTGGTAGATGCTGTTGGCAATAAGCTCATTCAAAATAGTATCGCAAGAGAAACACCCTACAAATATGATTTTCATTTATTGGCTGATGATAGGGCCATAAATGCATTTGCATTGCCAGGCGGTCAGTGTTTTATTACCTATGCCCTATTCTCTCAACTTACAGAAGCACAATTGGCCGGAGTACTTGGTCATGAAATTGGCCACGTAATTGGCAGACACTCGGCTGAACGCATTGCCGAAAGTAGTTTTTGGCAAACTTTGGCAACCGGTGCATCAGTTGGTGGTGATATGGGAAGTTTGGTAAGCGGTATTGGCCAGAACACATTATTGAAAAATGGTAGAGGTGATGAACTGGAAAGTGATGAATTGGGTGTGTTGTTCATGATCCAGGCTGGATATGATCCATATGAGATGATTAAGGTCATGGAAATTTTAAAATCTGCTGCTGGCCCCAATAGAGTTCCGGAATTTCAAAGTACCCATCCTGATCCAGAAAACAGGATTGAAAAAATTAAGGAAGCCATTGAAAAATATTCCGGTCGATAGAATCGGTATGTTCATCGATTAAAACTTTCTATTCGCCAGTTTTGACTACCTTTGATTGACCCCAAATCATAAATACCTATCTATAACCTCCTTTGTGCTATCTAACGAGAAGAACACATGGGAACACTATTACATTTCAAAAGTCTTTACACGGAAGCGTTTGATGACTGCAGACCTAGCTTTATTGTCCTTTTGCTAAAAGGATATGCTATATTTTGTGCCATACTGTTATTTATGGCACTATACGCATTTTTATATCGAGCTTTTACAGGGTTTGATTTTTAAAAAACGAGAATCGTTTACTCTTTTACATGAACACTATTAAAGTAGATGAATAAAAAAGCCCATCCTTTGGATGGGCTTTTTGCTGAATGAATAAACTCCTCAATTTATTTCTTCATAGCCAATTTAAGTATTTCCATTGCTTCTACAGCATTTGATAGTTCCGCATATTTTTTCGCAGTATACCCTTTGTCACATCGCTTTTTCACGTTTGCTCCATTAGCAATAAGCAGCTCCAAAATTTCTGTTTGATTATAACGAGCTGCAAAATGGATTGGAGCCATTCCCAGTGATTTTTGATTTACATCCTCTCCCAATTCGATAAGCTTTTTTACTGTTTCAAAATCTCCTTTCACAATTGCTTTGCAAAACGAATTAATCTCAACAGAAACCTCTGTCAAATTTAAATCAACTTCAAAAGTTGATGTTGTTTCATTGGCGCATACGCCTGTAACCGTCAGCATACATGCTGCCGCTACTGTTAGGATTGTTTTTTTCATGATGAATAATTTTTGATTATAGATTTAACTCATATAAAAATAGACTCCGTCAATCCTCAAATGTTACAGCATTAACACTTAAATAACTAAACTTTAACAACACCGTTTTTTTTAACATAAATTATTAACAAATCCGCATGTAGAAAAGCCCAAAAAGACTAGGGCATCCAGCTAAATCATTATATTTTTGAAGCTCAATACAACATCATGAACAAGAAGACAATCCTAATGATATTGGATGGGTGGGGTAAATCTCCCGACCCAAAAATTTCGGCCATAGCTCAAGCAAATACTCCATTTGTAGATTCTTTATATTCCAAATACCCAGATGCAAACCTGCTTACAGACGGAATGAATGTAGGCCTTCCAGAAGGTCAGATGGGTAATAGCGAAGTAGGTCACATGAATTTGGGAGCAGGTAGGATAGTCTATCAAGATCTGGCAAAAATCAATAAAGCCGTAAAAGAGAATACCCTTAAACAAGAGGTGGTTTTAATGGAAGCTTTCAATTATGCCAAGTCTAACAACAAACCTGTACATTTTTTAGGTTTGGTAAGTGATGGTGGGGTACATAGTCATATAGACCACCTAAAGGCTTTAATAAAAGCATGTGATGAAAGTGGGGTGCAAAAATCCTTTGTTCATGCATTTACAGACGGCAGGGATGTAGATCCAAAAAGTGGGAAAGAATTTTTGCAGGATGTGACGGACTATTGCTCAGATAAAAATGCCAAACTTGCAACCGTTATAGGAAGGTATTATGCCATGGACCGAGATAAAAGATGGGAACGAGTTAAATTGGCCTATGATGTATTGGTTAATAATGAAGGAGAAAAGGTTCAGGATGTTTCTAAGGCCATTCAAAAAAGTTATGATGAAGGTATTACCGATGAATTCATTAAGCCATTGGTCTTAACCGATACGTTATCTAAACCTTTAACAAAAATTGAGAATGGAGATGTTATCATTTTCTTCAATTTTAGAACGGATAGAGGAAGGGAACTCACCCAAGCACTAAATCAGCAAGATTTTCATGAACAAAATATGCATAAGTTGGACTTGTACTACGTTACCATGACCAATTATGATGATTCGTTCAAAGATGTTAAAGTTGTATATGATAAAGAAAATCTGAAAGATACGCTAGGAGAAGTTCTAGCCAGAAACGGAAAAAAACAAATACGCATTGCAGAAACAGAGAAGTACCCTCATGTAACCTTCTTCTTCAATGGAGGTAGAGAAGAACCTTTTGATGGAGAAAAGAGAATTCTATGTCCTTCACCTAAAGTGGCTACCTACGATTTGAAGCCAGAAATGAGTGCTTATGAAATTAGGGACGCCATTATACCAGAATTGAAAAAAGGAGAGGCTAGTTTTGTATGCCTCAACTTTGCCAACCCAGATATGGTGGGGCATACGGGGATTATGGAAGCTGCAATTAAAGCCTGTGAAACCGTTGATGAATGCGCCAAAGATGTCATTGCAGCTGGTTTAGAAAATGGTTATTCAACTATTGTGATTGCCGATCATGGAAACTGCGACACTATGGTAAACCCAGATGGAAGTCCCAATACAGCCCATACAACAAATCCTGTTCCGCTTATACTAGTGGACAATGATATTAAAGAAATAAAAGATGGTGTATTAGGTGATATAGCTCCAACTATTTTAAAATTAATTGGAGTTGAAAAACCTTCACTAATGACTCAAGAGTCATTGATATAGGGAAAATTGTCTTGTTTCTTATCAAACCGTAATTAATTGATTTCCTCTTATCTTTGCCCCCATGATAAAGATTAAGACTGCAGAGGAGATTGAACTAATGCGAGAAAGTGCATTGGTGGTTTCCAGAACTTTAGGGATGTTGGCCTCTGAGATTAAACCTGGGGCAAATCCATTACACCTGGACAAGCTGGCTGAAGATTTTATTCGAGAGCAAGGAGCGGAGCCTGGTTTTTTGGGTATGTATGACTTTCCAAATACTTTGAATTGGAGTCCAAATGCACAAGTTGTGCATGGTATTCCAAATAATGAATTGCTCAAAGATGGAGACGTGGTGTCTGTAGACTGCGGAGCATTCAAAAATGGGTTTTATGGTGATCATGCATATACTTTTGAAGTTGGCGAAGTAGCGGAAGACACCAAAAAATTACTCAGAATCACAAAGGAATCCTTATATATGGGAATCCGCGAATTTAAGCTTGGAAATCGTGTTGGAGATGTTGGTTTTGCCATTCAAAATTATTGTGAGAACCATGGTTATGGTATCGTAAGAGAATTGGTAGGTCATGGATTGGGCACTGAACTTCATGAAGACCCCCAAATGCCCAACTATGGCAAACGCGGCCGTGGAAAAAAGTTTGTAGATGGAATGGTGGTAGCCATTGAGCCTATGGTAAATATGGGAACCAGAAGAATAAAACAGCTTAAAGATGGGTGGACCATTTTGACAGCTGATGGGAAACCCAGTGCTCATTTTGAACATGATGTAGCCCTTGTGGGTGGAAAACCCGAACTGCTTTCCACTTTCCAATATATTTATGATGCCCTTGGTATTGTAAACAACGAAGAAGCAGAGTTTAGAAGTAAAAAATTACAACTTTAGACCACACCATCTTGCTTTTGCTAGGATAAAACCAAATGAAACGGCTCTTTAAATTTTTCTTGAACCTTATCCCAAGACCATTACTTATAAAACTAAGTTATTGGGTAAGACCATTAATAGCCTTTTCTCTAAAAGGGAATAATTACACTGATCCTATTGACGGAAAAAGTTTTAGAGCATTTCTACCTTATGGCTATGAAAATCCCAGGGAAAATGTGCTCTCCCCCTCTACCCTATCTTTAGAACGGCACAGATTGCTGTGGCTGTATTTAAAAAATGAAACTGACTTTTTTACCAAAGCAAATAAAGTGCTTCATTTTGCGCCGGAACAAGCTTTTCATAAAAGGTTTAAAAAACTAGGAAACATTGACTATACTACCACTGATTTGAACTCTCCGTTAGCGGAAGTAAAAGCGGATATATGCAATCTTCCTTTTAACGATGATTCTTTTGATGTTATTCTTTGTAATCATGTTTTGGAACACATCCCAGATGATACCAAAGCGATGCAAGAGTTGTTTCGTATTCTGAAACCAGGAGGTTGGGGCATTTTTCAAATTCCGCAGGATTTAAAAAGAGAAGAAACATTTGAAGACGATTCCATAACTGATAGAAAGGAAAGAGCCAAGATTTTTGGTCAATATGACCATGTACGTATCTATGGCAGGGATTACTTTCACAAATTAAGAAGCATTGGCTTTAAAGTTGAAGAAGTGGATTACACTCAAAAATTACCTGAAGAAGAAGTCGAACAATATAGATTGGCAAAAGGCGAAATCATTCCCTTTGTCAGGAAATGATTATTACTTAATCAAGCTTTTAAATCCAGGGGTCATAAACTCAAGCGTTTCTCCACTTTCATCCAAGTAAATGATATAGGCTTCCAGATTGTTTTGATTAGTCAACAAGCTCTTGGAATCCTCCAAATCCATAGCCATAAAGGCTGTTGCGTAGGCATCCGCTTCGGCACAGGAACTTGCTACCACACTAGTTGCCAAAACCTTTGAGTTTTTAGTATATCCAGTTTTGGGATTGATGGTATGGACATACTTTTTTCCTGTTTCTGGGTCTATTCTAAACTTCCTATAATTTCCAGAAGATGCCATGGCCTTATCCTCTAGAACAATTATCTGTTTCAGCTGTCGTCCAACCTCAACTTGGGGGTCGTCTATCCCCACACTCCATTGTTTACCTGAAATCCTATTTTGGCCCTTGGTTATGACCTCACCGCCTAATTCAACCAAATAATTTTCAAGACCCTTAGCATTCAATAAAGCCCCTAAACGGTCAATGGTGTATCCTTTGGCAACAGCATTAAAATCAAAACGTAATTCCGGGTGATTTTTGGTTATGGTACCATCATGATTTAGTTTAACCTTGTCCCAACCAACATACTTCAATAAACTGTCAACTTTAAGGCTGTCCAGTTTTAGCTGTTCTCCTGGACCAAAACCCCAAGCATTTGCCAAGACACCAATAGTTGGGTCAAAATAGCCATTGGAGGCCTCATATACCATACTAGATGTCTTAAAAACCTCTTGGAACATATGATCCACCGTTATAGTTGAATCGCCATTATTAATTTTTGAAATGTCTGAAGTTGGGATATAAGTTGAAAGTGATTGATTGATCACCTGAAAAACAGAATCTATCTCTTGCCGATAGTTCTCTTCTTTGTCTGAAATATAGATAATGGAATAGGTAGTGCCCAATGCATTACCCGCAATTTGATTTTTTATCCATGTATTGGTGTTGCATCCAAAAAGCAATGTAAGTCCAAATGTAAAAAGTATTCGTTGTATCATTTAAATCTCAATTAACCCTTGATAATCAACAATATAATCTTCATTTAAATATACTGGAAGTTCTTGGTCAGATGCGTTGGAAAGCCCAACTCCTGCAAAATAAGTCTTGGCTTCGAACTTATCCGCATGATTTTTAACCTTTCCCATCAATTCATTATCAAAAACTGTTGTGCTTTTCGGGTATTCAACATTCCGTACCACAATAAAATGTAGCATTTTATCTTTGAGGCAAACATACTGGGGGTTCTTTTTTGGTTTGCTGTTGATTCCCATAAATTCAAAACCATCCTCTTCCAATTGTTTTCCAACAATATTCATGGCTAAGTTATGAAGTTCTTGTTCCGTAAGTTGTCTTCGTTCTTCCATAAAAAAACCGACGCTGTCACATCGGTTTGGTTTTATTATTGACCTCTTGACTGCTCTCGAGGTGATATGGTGCCTATTCTACTATCCGCCAAAATCATCGAATCTGATATTCTCATCTGGAATACCAAAATCTTCTCCCATTTTCTGAACTGCTTTGTTCATTAATGGAGGTCCACAGAAATATAGCTCAATATCTTCAGGAGCTTCATGATGATTTAAGTAATTATCTATAACACAGTTATGAATAAAACCTACAAAGCCATCTCCATCAGCATCAATATCTTCTTTCACTTTCCAATTATCCTCTTCCATAGGTTCTGAAAGCGCCATGTAGAATTTAAAGTTTGGAAAATCCTTTTCTAATTGTTTAAAGTGGTCAATGTAGAACAACTCTCGTTTTGAACGACCTCCGTACCAATAGGTAACTTTTCTATTTGTTTTTAAAGTCCTGAACAAGTGATACAAGTGTGAACGCATTGGAGCCATACCGGCACCACCACCTACATACAACATCTCGGCTTCGGATTCATTGATAAAGAACTCCCCAAATGGACCTGAAATGGTAACAGGGTCACCTTCTTTTAATCCAAAAATATAAGAGGAGGCAACACCAGGGTTTACATCCATCCATCCATTTTTGGAGCGATCCCATGGCGGGGTTGCAATACGTACGTTTAACATGATTTCACGACCTTCCGCAGGATATGAGGCCATGGAGTAAGCACGCTCCACCGTTTCTGGATTCTTCATGACAAGTGGCCATAAATTAAATTTATCCCATTCATTCTTGAACTTATCTGGAGTTTCATGTTCTGCAGGGTGCGCTGTAATATCAATATCTGAATACTTTATCTCGCAAGGTGGTATTTCAATCTGAATATATCCACCTGCTTTGTAATTCATATCCTCAGGAATTTCAACAACAAATTCTTTGATAAACGAAGCAACATTATAGTTACGCACCACTTTACCCGCCCATTTTTTAATTCCAAAGACTTCTTCTGGAATCGTAATGTCCATGTCCTGCTTTACCTTAACTTGACAAGCTAAACGCGCGCCATGTTGTAGCTCTTTTCTAGAAAAATGCGGTGTTTCAGTTGGTAATGCCTCACCGCCTCCGGAAAGCACATGGCATTCACACTGAATACAGGTTCCACCACCACCACATGCTGATGGCAAAAACACTTTTTGGTTTCCTAATGTAGAAAGTAAAGTACCACCAGAAGCCACTTCTATTTGCTTCTCTCCGTTAATGGTCAAGGTTACTGGCCCAGAAGGTGAAAGCTTTTCTTTGGTGAAAAGTAACAACGCTACCAAAAGCAATAATAAAACTAGAAATGCAACTACCGTAATTAAAATAGTACCACCTGTACTTGTAGCTAATATCATCTTTATTCGTTTATGACTTCATTATAAGAGACTGCTTTGTCTTCGTCTTCAATCTCTTTTTTAATTTCTTTTTCTTCAATTTTTTCCGCTGTAACTGGTTCTGTTCCCTCAGGTGGTTCATTGTCACCTGTTAGCATTCCACCAAAACTTTGGAACCCAATTCCCATCAAACCAGTAATGATAAATGTAATTCCCAATCCACGAAGTGGAGCTGGTACATTTGAGTATCTTATTTTTTCCCGAATCGCTGCAATGGCCAAAATAGCCAAGAACCATCCAATACCAGAGCTAACCCCATAATTGAACGCCAATCCCAAACTTGGAATCTCTCTTGCCTGCATAAACAGGGAGCCTCCCAAAATAGCACAGTTTACCGCAATCAAAGGCAAGAAAATACCCAAAGAGTTGTATAGTGAGGGAGAGAACTTTTCCACCACAATCTCCACCAATTGTACCATCGTTGCAATGGTAGCGATAAACAGAATAAATGATAGGAAGCTAAGGTTATAATCGGCATACTCCGGGCCTAACCAAACCAATGCCCCATCTCTCAATAAGTATTGATCTAACAACCAGTTTAAAGGTACCGTAACGGCCAAAACAAATATAACGGCAGCTCCTAATCCTACGGCTGTTGCCACTTTCTTTGATACGGCTAAATAGGAACACATTCCCAAAAAGACCGCAAATACCATATTATCTATGAAGATGGACTTAAAAAACAGTTCTAAATGTTCTAACATATTCTCTTATTTATGCTTCTTCTATTAATGCTTTATTTCTTGAACGCTGCACCCAAATGATGATACCCACAACTATCAATGCTGCTGGTGGTATAATCATAAATCCGTTGTTCTCATATCCTGTTGCATATAGCCCAGTCTTCGCTATTGGATCTCCCAATACCGGAATTCCAAATAAGGTCCCTGAACCAAAAAGCTCACGGAAAAATCCAACAATGATCAGTATTACTCCATAGCCAAGTGCATTACCAATGCCATCTAAAAAGGATTTCCATGGACCATTACCTAAAGCAAAGGCCTCAAAACGCCCCATGATAATACAGTTGGTAATAATCAACCCAACAAAAACCGAAAGGGTTTTACTCAACTCATACGCAAATGCCTTTAAAACCTGGTCTACAATAATTACCAAGGTTGCCACAACGATAAGTTGAACGATAATCCTGATTTTTGAAGGAATCACGTTACGCATCAACGAAATGACCACGTTACCTACTCCCAGTACAAAAATTACCGAGATTGCCATTACCAAAGAGGCTTTAAGTTCCGCTGTAATTGCCAATGCTGAACAGATTCCCAAAACCTGAATGGTTATTGGATTGTTATCCGCTAATGGGTCTAAAATTAGATTTGCATCTTTTTTTGAAAGCAATGCCATATTAGTTTGTTCTAATGGTTTCTAAGTAAGGTTTGTAAACCTTTAAGGTTTCTTTTATCATCGCTGAAACTCCATTTCCAGTGATCGTTGCACCTGCAAGTGCATCAACTTCATTATCTTCTTTATCATTGTTCAATGGGTCATTGTTTCCTTTTGCTACACTTACGCCGGCATAACTTTTACCTTCCAACAAAGATTCACCTATAAAATCGTCCATAAAAAAGCGCATTTTAATATTTGCGCCAAGACCGGGGGTTTCCGCTTTATGATCAAAATAAACTCCTTGAACAGTCATATTATCATCAACCGAAATAAAGCCCCAAATGGCATCCCATAATCCTTTACCGTACATTGGCAGGATATATGATTTCTTGCCATCTTTTTCACCAATGAAAATAGGCAACCGTGCTTCACCTCCACTTTTAAAGGCAGCCAACTGCTTCTTCATATCAATCAAAAAGGCTTGGTCATCTTTTTGAACATCACCATCCACAAAAACATATTGTTCTTTAATGTATTTTGAAAACTCACCCTCAACCACATCTGTGGGAATAAAATTTACCCCACTATCTTCGGTATTCTCATTTACACCCATGGCGTAAAGGATATTCTGTTGTTTTTCAAAACGTTCATTTTCCTTGATTCTATCATTTAGGCCAGATGCCAAAAAAGCAAGGACAGAACCTACAATTACAACCATTATGATTGCAAAGATTACGGTATATGAGTTTTTATCTGTGTTAATTCCCATTATTATACTGTTTCCGTTTTTAATGCTTCAGCACCATCTGTAACTTTTGGGTATATGGTAGCCGTCTTTAATCGTTTCATTCTTCTTTTGATATTACCTCTTACCACATAATGGTCAATGGTAGGTGCAAAAACATTCATCAACAAGATTGCCAAGAAAACACCTTCTGGATAACCTGGATTGAAAACTCGAATCATAACGGACATAAATCCAATCAAGAATCCATATATCCATTTACCTCTATTGGTCTGCGACCCTGTAACGGGGTCGGTCGCCATAAAGACGATACCAAAAGCAAGACCTCCCACCAACAAATGTTGCCAGTATTCAAAACTCATTAATCCATAGAACTTACTGTACTCTGGAATCCATTCCGCGGCAACAATACCATTAAAAATCAATCCCATTGCAAGGGATCCAATTACAGCACTTAACATGATTCGCCATGAGGCTATTTTTGAAAAAATCAAAAACAATCCACCCAGTAGAATTAACAAGGTCGATGTTTCCCCTACTGAACCAGGTATAAATCCATAGAACATATCTGAAAGCGAATAAGTAAACTCAGTATTCCCCTGTGCCAAATATCCTAAAACTGTTTCACCAGAAATAGCGTCGGCAGAACCTGCTTGAGTCACTCCTTCTTTGGCCCCATGTACCCAAACTTTATCGCCACTCATCCAAGTAGGATAGGCGAAAAACAAGAACGCACGTATGGTCAAAGCGGGATTCAAGATATTCATTCCTGTTCCCCCAAAAACTTCCTTCCCGATGACAACACCAAAAGCAACAGCAACAGCCAACATCCATAGTGGTGTGTCCACAGGAACAATAAGAGGAACCAACATTCCTGTCACCAGGTATCCTTCTTCTACTTCATGACCTTTTATTACTGCAAACAAGAATTCGATAGCAAGTCCTACTCCATAGGATACAACAACAATTGGTAATATAGTAATTGCACCCAACCAAAAGTTATCCCAGGTAATAAAATGCTCCATCAAAGAAAACTCTGATGGAAAACCATTGATTGCCGAATAATGTTGGTACCCTGCATTAAAGATTCCAAACAAAAGACAAGGAACCAAAGCCATGATTACCGTGTTCATGGTACGCTTTAAATCATCAGCGGAACGAACATGACTACCAGAATGGGTAGTTTCATTGGGCATGTACAAAAATGTATGGATTGCATTAAATGCAGGAGCCATTTTTTTACCCTTGTATTTTTCTTTAATCTGATGTAATTTTTCTTTCATACCCATATTATCCAATTTCTTGATGCAACAAATCCAATCCTTCCCTGATTATTTGTTGGTGCGGTTGTTTAGAAATACAAATGAATTCCGTTAATGAGAAATCTTCCGGCGCAACTTCATACAATCCCAATTGCTCCATCTCGTCCAAGTCTTTCACCATACAAGCTTTGAGTAATTGTAGTGGGTAAATATCCAACGGAAAAACATCTTCGTAACGACCCGTTACCACAAAAGCTCTATGCTCTCCATTGGTGTTCGTGTCCAAATCGTATTTCTTGTTAGGCTGCATCCATGAAAAGGTCAATGCCCTTGTAGATGAGATTTTATTGAAAATTGGCTTATTCCATCCAAAAAACTCATAATCATCACCTTCTGGAATAGCAGTTACTGTATTGTTGTAGAATCCAAGATACCCCTCAGGGTTTGTTTTTGAACCTGTAAGCACATCACCATTAATCAACCTAAATTTATCTTGATTAACTCCACTTCCATATAAAAAGGTAGAAATCTCAGCACCTATTTTAGTAGTGTAGTATTTTGGAGCTTTTACAACAGAACCTGCAAGTGCTATTGTCCTTTCCGCATTAAACTTTCCCGTTAACAATAACTCTCCAATAATCACCAGGTCTTGTGGGGCTAATGTCCAAGCCACTTCTCCTTTATTAATTGGGTCAATTTTATTTATTTGGGTTCCCACCAACCCCGCGGGATGTGGTCCAGATACTTTATGAAGTGTGATTCCGTCCAATTTCTCAAGAGGGGAATTACCTGACCCACCAACCGAAACATGCACTGGACCGGGTGTCAACTTGCCCAAAGCAGAAATTGCAGCTTGCAGCTCCGCTTCTTTACCCTTTAAAACATAATCGGTATCCGCAGCTAAAGGCGCTGTAGTATAACCGGATATGAATATGGCTTTAGGAGTTACCTCAGGATTTGCAATGATATCATAAGGTCGCTGTTTAATAAATGTCCAGCCACCTGATTTTAACAAAAAGTTCTTGACACCCTCTCCATCAGACTTTTCAATATCAAATATTTTATGCGCTATATACTCTTGCTCTTTATCTGCAAGAATTTTCAGCGTTAAAATTTTTCTTCTGGCTCCACGAACAATTTCCACCAATTCTCCGCTTACCGGAGACACAAAGAGCATATCCTCTTTGTTCTTGTTGTAAAAAAGAGGTTCCCCTGCTTTAACTTCGGCCCCCTGTTTTACCAACATTTTTGGTGTTATTCCATGAAAATCATCTAGGTTTAGGGCGTATACGTTACTTAAAACGGCTTTGGAAGTAGTCTGTTCTGCTGCCCCGATAAGGTTGATGTTTAACCCTTTTTTAATCCGGATGTCTTTAGACATATTGTTATAGACCTTTTGTTAAAGAAATATGTCGCAAATTTAACGCATATCGTTGAAAATACATGCTTCAAAAGATGGTGTGTTAATTATTTATATTTATTCTAAATAAAGAAATTGAACCGAGATAATCCACCTTTCATCATGGGCACACTTTTTGTTTACCTTTACCCAAAAAAATAGGCCCTAAATGCGCTTTTTAGTTAAACAAGTATTTTTCTTTTTCATAGTTTCAAATCTTTTTGCACAGGTACAGGAAGAAGTAAATCCTCCGGTCAATATAAAGTCCGTAGTTTTTAAAGGTCCAACAGAGGATCAATTCCCTCTGGTCAAACTTGGGGAATCCATGACTTTGGAGTTTGAT is a genomic window of Flagellimonas sp. CMM7 containing:
- the gpmI gene encoding 2,3-bisphosphoglycerate-independent phosphoglycerate mutase, whose protein sequence is MNKKTILMILDGWGKSPDPKISAIAQANTPFVDSLYSKYPDANLLTDGMNVGLPEGQMGNSEVGHMNLGAGRIVYQDLAKINKAVKENTLKQEVVLMEAFNYAKSNNKPVHFLGLVSDGGVHSHIDHLKALIKACDESGVQKSFVHAFTDGRDVDPKSGKEFLQDVTDYCSDKNAKLATVIGRYYAMDRDKRWERVKLAYDVLVNNEGEKVQDVSKAIQKSYDEGITDEFIKPLVLTDTLSKPLTKIENGDVIIFFNFRTDRGRELTQALNQQDFHEQNMHKLDLYYVTMTNYDDSFKDVKVVYDKENLKDTLGEVLARNGKKQIRIAETEKYPHVTFFFNGGREEPFDGEKRILCPSPKVATYDLKPEMSAYEIRDAIIPELKKGEASFVCLNFANPDMVGHTGIMEAAIKACETVDECAKDVIAAGLENGYSTIVIADHGNCDTMVNPDGSPNTAHTTNPVPLILVDNDIKEIKDGVLGDIAPTILKLIGVEKPSLMTQESLI
- a CDS encoding class I SAM-dependent methyltransferase, which encodes MKRLFKFFLNLIPRPLLIKLSYWVRPLIAFSLKGNNYTDPIDGKSFRAFLPYGYENPRENVLSPSTLSLERHRLLWLYLKNETDFFTKANKVLHFAPEQAFHKRFKKLGNIDYTTTDLNSPLAEVKADICNLPFNDDSFDVILCNHVLEHIPDDTKAMQELFRILKPGGWGIFQIPQDLKREETFEDDSITDRKERAKIFGQYDHVRIYGRDYFHKLRSIGFKVEEVDYTQKLPEEEVEQYRLAKGEIIPFVRK
- the map gene encoding type I methionyl aminopeptidase; translated protein: MIKIKTAEEIELMRESALVVSRTLGMLASEIKPGANPLHLDKLAEDFIREQGAEPGFLGMYDFPNTLNWSPNAQVVHGIPNNELLKDGDVVSVDCGAFKNGFYGDHAYTFEVGEVAEDTKKLLRITKESLYMGIREFKLGNRVGDVGFAIQNYCENHGYGIVRELVGHGLGTELHEDPQMPNYGKRGRGKKFVDGMVVAIEPMVNMGTRRIKQLKDGWTILTADGKPSAHFEHDVALVGGKPELLSTFQYIYDALGIVNNEEAEFRSKKLQL
- a CDS encoding M48 family metalloprotease — its product is MRRGSWKIRILIGLAIVAFAFIQRCSNKEENPYTGRVQNINMSADQEIAIGLQSAPEMAQQHGGLYPDERMQALVDAVGNKLIQNSIARETPYKYDFHLLADDRAINAFALPGGQCFITYALFSQLTEAQLAGVLGHEIGHVIGRHSAERIAESSFWQTLATGASVGGDMGSLVSGIGQNTLLKNGRGDELESDELGVLFMIQAGYDPYEMIKVMEILKSAAGPNRVPEFQSTHPDPENRIEKIKEAIEKYSGR
- a CDS encoding M15 family metallopeptidase; the encoded protein is MKRRTFIKKTAVSGLACTFPPVLTLNSDPDYSILELMGKAEIALYGEGINLREEAYEAFVKMKKAAYSDGFDIKMVSSFRDFYRQEGIWERKYLRYTEDDEMQPLEAIDKIIEYSTIPGTSRHHWGTDIDIIDGYPKVTGDVLVPEKFEEGGPFMKFKAWLDENSESFGFYLVYTDEPKRRGFKYEPWHYSYAPISIPMLTAFRKKNILRLLQNEDFVGCEHFTTGFLKTYIQNNILDINQNLL
- a CDS encoding DUF6747 family protein — protein: MGTLLHFKSLYTEAFDDCRPSFIVLLLKGYAIFCAILLFMALYAFLYRAFTGFDF
- a CDS encoding ankyrin repeat domain-containing protein, with translation MKKTILTVAAACMLTVTGVCANETTSTFEVDLNLTEVSVEINSFCKAIVKGDFETVKKLIELGEDVNQKSLGMAPIHFAARYNQTEILELLIANGANVKKRCDKGYTAKKYAELSNAVEAMEILKLAMKK